From Paenibacillus sp. GP183, one genomic window encodes:
- a CDS encoding YezD family protein: MAKPLIIDEVWVDRIKQILNGLEYGMVQIVVHDGKIAQIDRTERKRFEGSSQAEKSSSKKQKEIQPTLK, encoded by the coding sequence ATGGCGAAGCCGCTTATCATAGATGAAGTATGGGTGGATCGTATCAAGCAGATTTTAAACGGACTGGAGTATGGAATGGTACAGATTGTGGTCCATGACGGAAAAATCGCGCAGATTGACCGCACTGAAAGAAAGCGGTTTGAAGGCTCCTCCCAAGCCGAAAAATCATCTTCAAAAAAGCAAAAGGAAATTCAACCCACTTTAAAGTGA